One genomic segment of Polyodon spathula isolate WHYD16114869_AA chromosome 17, ASM1765450v1, whole genome shotgun sequence includes these proteins:
- the zfyve21 gene encoding zinc finger FYVE domain-containing protein 21 isoform X1 encodes MSSVPDGKKLVRSPSGLRMIPENGAFSSPFSLDEPQWVPDKECPRCMQCDTKFDFLTRKHHCRRCGKCFCDKCCSKKVLLPRMCFVDPVRQCAECSLVSQKEMEFYDKQIKVLMNGANFTVTLGTSEKSESMVCRLSNNHRYLFLDGDSHLEIELSRVSSFQILTEGFTPGEKDIHTYTSLLESQYITEGGNSRASGMLLQYKAVGSQDLQQLKLNAREDNKTASAWLAAMHKAAKLVYESRDQ; translated from the exons ATGTCCTCCgtgcctgatggcaaaaagctGGTCCGCAGCCCGAGCGGACTTCGTATGATACCGGAGAACGGAGCCTTCAGCAGCCCCTTCTCCCTGGACGAGCCGCAGTGGGTGCCAGATAAAGAG TGTCCAAGATGCATGCAGTGCGACACAAAGTTTGACTTCCTCACAAGGAAG CATCACTGTAGGCGCTGTGGGAAGTGTTTCTGTGACAAGTGCTGCAGTAAGAAAGTGCTTCTCCCTCGGATGTGCTTTGTGGACCCGGTCCGGCAGTGTGCAGAATGCAGCCTTGTCTCACAGAAGGAGATGGAGTTCTACGACAAGCAGATCAAAGTGCTCATGAACG GTGCCAATTTTACTGTGACTTTGGGCACCTCGGAGAAATCAGAATCAATGGTCTGTCGGCTGTCTAACAACCACAG GTACCTCTTTCTCGATGGAGACAGCCACTTGGAGATTGAACTCTCCCGTGTCTCGAGTTTTCAGATCCTGACGGAAGGGTTCACCCCCGGAG AAAAAGATATTCACACTTACACCAGCCTGCTGGAGAGTCAATATATTACTGAAG GGGGTAACTCTCGTGCCAGTGGCATGCTGCTTCAGTATAAAGCAGTGGGATCCCAGGATCTACAGCAACTCAAGCTGAACGCCAGAGAAGATAACAAGACTGCCTCAGCATGGCTAGCAGCAATGCATAag GCTGCAAAGCTTGTGTATGAATCGCGGGACCAGTGA
- the zfyve21 gene encoding zinc finger FYVE domain-containing protein 21 isoform X2, giving the protein MSSVPDGKKLVRSPSGLRMIPENGAFSSPFSLDEPQWVPDKECPRCMQCDTKFDFLTRKHHCRRCGKCFCDKCCSKKVLLPRMCFVDPVRQCAECSLVSQKEMEFYDKQIKVLMNGANFTVTLGTSEKSESMVCRLSNNHRYLFLDGDSHLEIELSRVSSFQILTEGFTPGGGNSRASGMLLQYKAVGSQDLQQLKLNAREDNKTASAWLAAMHKAAKLVYESRDQ; this is encoded by the exons ATGTCCTCCgtgcctgatggcaaaaagctGGTCCGCAGCCCGAGCGGACTTCGTATGATACCGGAGAACGGAGCCTTCAGCAGCCCCTTCTCCCTGGACGAGCCGCAGTGGGTGCCAGATAAAGAG TGTCCAAGATGCATGCAGTGCGACACAAAGTTTGACTTCCTCACAAGGAAG CATCACTGTAGGCGCTGTGGGAAGTGTTTCTGTGACAAGTGCTGCAGTAAGAAAGTGCTTCTCCCTCGGATGTGCTTTGTGGACCCGGTCCGGCAGTGTGCAGAATGCAGCCTTGTCTCACAGAAGGAGATGGAGTTCTACGACAAGCAGATCAAAGTGCTCATGAACG GTGCCAATTTTACTGTGACTTTGGGCACCTCGGAGAAATCAGAATCAATGGTCTGTCGGCTGTCTAACAACCACAG GTACCTCTTTCTCGATGGAGACAGCCACTTGGAGATTGAACTCTCCCGTGTCTCGAGTTTTCAGATCCTGACGGAAGGGTTCACCCCCGGAG GGGGTAACTCTCGTGCCAGTGGCATGCTGCTTCAGTATAAAGCAGTGGGATCCCAGGATCTACAGCAACTCAAGCTGAACGCCAGAGAAGATAACAAGACTGCCTCAGCATGGCTAGCAGCAATGCATAag GCTGCAAAGCTTGTGTATGAATCGCGGGACCAGTGA